The following are from one region of the Muntiacus reevesi chromosome 3, mMunRee1.1, whole genome shotgun sequence genome:
- the PPP3R1 gene encoding calcineurin subunit B type 1, whose translation MGNEASYPLEMCSHFDADEIKRLGKRFKKLDLDNSGSLSVEEFMSLPELQQNPLVQRVIDIFDTDGNGEVDFKEFIEGVSQFSVKGDKEQKLRFAFRIYDMDKDGYISNGELFQVLKMMVGNNLKDTQLQQIVDKTIINADKDGDGRISFEEFCAVVGGLDIHKKMVVDV comes from the exons ggaaatGAGGCAAGTTATCCTTTGGAAATGTGCTCACACT ttGATgctgatgaaattaaaaggctaGGAAAGAGATTTAAGAAGCTTGATTTGGACAATTCTGGTTCTTTGAGTGTGGAAGAGTTCATGTCTCTACCTGAGTTACAACAGAATCCTTTAGTACAGCGAGTAATAGATATATTCGACACAGATGGGAATGGAGAAGTAGACTTTAAAG AATTCATTGAGGGGGTCTCACAGTTCAGCGTCAAAGGAGATAAGGAACAGAAGTTGAGGT TTGCTTTCCGTATCTATGACATGGATAAAGACGGCTATATTTCCAATGGGGAACTCTTCCAGGTGCTAAAGATGATGGTGGGGAACAATCTGAAAGATACACAGTTACAGCAAATCGTAGACAAAACCATAATAAATGCAGATAAGGATGGGGATGGAAGAATATCCTTCGAAGAATTCTGTGCT GTTGTAGGCGGCCTAGATATCCACAAAAAGATGGTGGTAGACGTGTGA